The Neobacillus sp. PS3-34 genome has a window encoding:
- a CDS encoding ABC transporter ATP-binding protein — protein MYRELIKPFQYKRPIFGIKEKKGSGKKKVKAKNWQETLKKLWIYLSEKRSMLFLVVGMVVLSSGLSLLAPVIIGRAVDHYIVTKQTNGLLSLLIWLGVIYLLYSLSSFLQSYWMIGIAQNTVRKIRNQMFEHLHGLPISFFDKRQHGELMSRVTNDMENVSSTLNSSVIQVLSSGLTLVGTVAVMLWLSPLLTVITMIIVPIMFMGMKWITNRTGFLFKQQQQNLGDINGFIEETISGQRIVKTFSQEQKVISEFLVKNERLRQSGFWAQTYSGFIPKLMNVLNNLSFTIIAGVGGIFALKGMITIGTIIVFTEYSRQFTRPLNDLANQFNTLLSAVAGAERVFEILDEKEESKDEAEAMEIDHLDGKVEFKDVSFSYEKGGDTVSGLSFQVSPGQTVALVCPTGAGKSTVMNLLTRFYDPDEGAIYFDGIQSTKIKRASLRRKMGFVLQDSFLFEGTIMENIRYGRLEATDEEVEEAAKLANADSFIKNLPDGYQTILKQDGNGISQGQKQLLSISRALLVDPSILILDEATSSIDTITELKIQEALKVLMEGRTSFIIAHRLNTIRHADQILVLHSGRLIEKGTHESLLKEKGFYYELNSGAKTT, from the coding sequence ATGTACAGGGAGTTAATTAAGCCATTTCAATATAAACGGCCCATTTTTGGAATAAAAGAGAAAAAGGGTTCCGGAAAAAAGAAAGTTAAAGCAAAAAATTGGCAGGAAACACTGAAAAAGCTGTGGATTTATTTATCCGAAAAAAGAAGCATGCTTTTTCTTGTTGTGGGTATGGTGGTACTCAGCTCGGGGCTTAGTTTATTGGCTCCAGTTATAATAGGCAGGGCAGTTGACCATTATATTGTAACGAAACAAACTAACGGCCTTTTATCATTATTAATCTGGCTCGGAGTCATTTATCTGCTGTACTCGCTGTCGTCTTTTCTGCAGAGCTACTGGATGATTGGGATTGCGCAGAATACGGTGCGAAAAATAAGAAATCAAATGTTCGAGCATCTGCATGGGCTTCCGATTTCTTTTTTTGACAAGCGCCAGCATGGCGAGTTGATGAGCCGTGTAACAAATGATATGGAAAATGTCAGTTCGACATTGAATAGCTCCGTTATTCAAGTGTTATCCAGCGGGCTTACACTGGTGGGCACGGTAGCGGTGATGCTTTGGCTCAGTCCTCTCCTTACTGTAATTACAATGATCATTGTTCCGATCATGTTTATGGGAATGAAGTGGATTACTAATCGAACTGGATTCCTTTTTAAGCAGCAGCAGCAAAATCTCGGCGACATAAATGGTTTTATCGAGGAAACCATTTCTGGGCAGCGGATCGTTAAGACGTTTTCGCAGGAACAAAAGGTGATTTCTGAGTTTCTTGTAAAAAATGAAAGACTGCGTCAATCAGGCTTTTGGGCACAAACTTATTCCGGTTTTATTCCTAAACTGATGAACGTTTTAAATAATTTAAGCTTTACTATTATTGCAGGAGTTGGCGGTATCTTTGCTCTTAAAGGCATGATCACCATTGGGACGATTATTGTTTTCACTGAATATTCCCGTCAGTTCACCAGGCCATTAAATGACTTGGCGAACCAATTTAATACACTTTTGTCTGCCGTAGCAGGTGCTGAAAGGGTTTTTGAGATTCTTGATGAAAAAGAAGAATCGAAGGACGAAGCAGAAGCGATGGAGATAGATCATCTCGATGGAAAAGTTGAATTCAAGGATGTGTCCTTCTCATACGAAAAGGGCGGAGATACAGTATCCGGGCTGTCCTTTCAGGTTTCACCTGGACAGACGGTTGCTCTTGTCTGCCCTACGGGCGCAGGGAAATCGACGGTGATGAACCTGCTCACCCGGTTTTACGATCCCGATGAAGGAGCCATTTATTTTGACGGTATCCAATCGACAAAAATAAAAAGGGCGAGCCTTAGAAGAAAAATGGGCTTTGTTCTGCAGGATTCCTTTTTGTTTGAAGGCACAATCATGGAAAACATCCGATATGGCAGGCTTGAGGCAACAGACGAAGAAGTGGAGGAAGCTGCAAAGCTCGCCAATGCTGATTCCTTTATAAAAAACCTTCCTGATGGTTATCAAACGATCCTGAAACAGGATGGAAACGGAATCAGTCAGGGCCAGAAGCAGCTGCTCTCGATTTCCAGAGCCCTGTTGGTTGATCCATCCATCTTAATTCTGGATGAAGCAACCAGCAGCATTGATACAATTACCGAATTGAAAATCCAGGAAGCCTTAAAGGTACTAATGGAAGGAAGAACAAGTTTTATCATTGCACACCGTCTCAATACGATACGCCATGCGGATCAAATCCTTGTTCTCCACAGCGGCAGGCTGATTGAAAAAGGCACCCACGAATCATTGCTGAAAGAAAAAGGTTTTTATTATGAGCTTAATAGTGGTGCGAAGACAACCTGA
- a CDS encoding amino acid permease, which translates to MDNEQTVKQTVRHKKAENREQGQTSGLAWWQLSLIGIGSIIGAGFFLGTSLSIKTAGPAILIDYLFAGITAFFVFSALAEMTVMDPVTGSFRTYAKKAFGNSIGFISGWMYWLAGVLIISSEAVALATFTQFWFPHIPLWIFTVIYIVIAFGINLLGVKNFGKIESIFAIVKLSTLIIFIIFGALLLTHVISPHSVSLNEKSVFKHFVPTGIKGMWSALIFVFFSFGGIEVIGIASSELKNKKDVPKAGIGMLIALVSVYILSIYFALYMVTWNKIDESQSPFVTALASFNLPYMDSIFNIIIISAAFSTMVGALFSVTNILISLAEDGAAPKSLATKNHRGIAVRSLYLTGFAVAASLIFSFILPGKLYEYITTAAGVMLILNWTIILSSQIKLRPNYKQNGATFKMAGFPFTSYMGIAFILVAVSGAMLHATQRMGVLISLGLIIIIGFTYQIIFRSKHIPQKN; encoded by the coding sequence ATGGATAACGAACAAACGGTAAAACAAACTGTTCGGCATAAAAAAGCTGAAAACCGCGAACAGGGTCAAACATCCGGCCTTGCCTGGTGGCAGCTTTCGCTAATTGGAATCGGTTCGATTATCGGCGCTGGTTTCTTCCTCGGCACAAGCCTATCAATAAAAACAGCTGGTCCCGCTATATTAATCGATTACCTCTTCGCTGGAATAACAGCATTCTTTGTATTTAGTGCTCTCGCAGAAATGACGGTCATGGATCCGGTAACTGGCTCATTTCGAACCTATGCGAAAAAAGCATTCGGAAATTCAATAGGCTTTATATCTGGATGGATGTATTGGCTGGCGGGGGTTCTCATCATTTCAAGCGAGGCTGTCGCATTAGCGACCTTTACCCAATTCTGGTTTCCCCATATCCCTTTATGGATTTTCACAGTAATTTACATAGTTATCGCCTTCGGTATTAATCTTTTGGGCGTAAAAAACTTCGGCAAAATCGAATCGATTTTTGCCATCGTCAAATTGTCTACTTTAATTATCTTTATTATTTTTGGAGCCTTGCTTCTGACTCACGTCATCTCTCCTCATTCCGTTTCATTAAACGAAAAAAGTGTATTTAAGCATTTTGTCCCGACTGGAATTAAAGGGATGTGGTCTGCCTTAATCTTTGTTTTTTTCTCATTTGGCGGGATTGAAGTTATTGGAATTGCCTCATCCGAATTAAAAAATAAAAAGGATGTGCCGAAAGCGGGCATTGGGATGCTGATTGCGCTGGTCAGTGTCTACATCCTTTCGATTTACTTCGCCCTGTACATGGTAACCTGGAACAAAATCGATGAATCACAAAGTCCGTTCGTAACCGCGTTGGCATCCTTTAATCTGCCTTACATGGATTCCATATTTAATATTATTATTATAAGTGCTGCTTTTTCGACCATGGTTGGCGCTCTGTTTTCGGTAACAAACATCCTGATTTCACTAGCTGAAGATGGCGCTGCCCCGAAATCCCTAGCTACAAAAAACCATAGGGGAATCGCAGTACGTTCCCTGTACTTAACCGGATTCGCTGTTGCCGCTTCTCTTATATTTTCTTTCATCCTTCCAGGAAAGCTATATGAGTACATAACGACTGCGGCAGGCGTAATGCTTATTTTAAACTGGACCATCATCCTCTCTTCACAAATAAAACTGCGTCCGAATTACAAACAGAATGGGGCGACCTTCAAAATGGCTGGATTCCCATTTACTTCCTACATGGGAATAGCTTTTATTCTTGTGGCCGTCTCTGGAGCGATGCTGCATGCCACCCAAAGGATGGGCGTTTTAATTAGTTTAGGGTTAATTATCATTATAGGATTTACCTACCAAATCATCTTTAGATCCAAACATATCCCACAAAAAAATTGA
- a CDS encoding OPT family oligopeptide transporter: protein MNRWWKLVSDNSKQNKFVPYVPASKSLPELTITAIILGIILAVVFGAANAYLGLRIGLTVSASIPAAVISMAILRGLFRRNSILENNIVQTMTTAGEAIGAGAVFTLPALFLWHIDVSQGLILFIVLTGGFLGVFMMVPLRDLLIVKEHEILPYPEGTACAEVLKSGEEGGANAKLIGIGLLVGAIVKALGDGFKLFKTEVETGITGFKNAVIGLDALPSLLGVGYIIGPRVAGEMLGGGLLAWVVLIPAISFFGADATTAIFPASDPISKLDAWGIWDGYIRYIGAGAVAVGGLITLVKTLPTLFGSALATFRGVQANRGTALTNAPRTEKDIPKLYVIIGILAIILIIAFAPVTQVGIIGAISIAIFGFLFVSVASRIVGIVGSSSSPVSGMTIATLLIVTLLYKATGFTGKEGMVAALIVAAIICTALAVAGDVSQDLKTGHIVGGTPWKQQVAMMIGVVASAAVIGSILILMDNAYHMGSADLPAPKAALMKILAEGVLGGDLPWNLIFIGAAIAITLEFFGLNSLVVAVGIYLPVHVSTPIMIGGFVRYFIDRFSKNDEVRKERGDRGTLFASGLIAGESLVGVIIAILIYAGVPVPDVAKSPSDLLPFILFLILAAALWYVSYKRKNSNV from the coding sequence ATGAACAGGTGGTGGAAATTAGTGTCAGATAATTCTAAGCAGAATAAGTTTGTTCCATATGTACCTGCATCGAAGTCACTGCCAGAATTAACTATAACAGCTATTATATTAGGGATTATCCTTGCAGTTGTTTTCGGAGCAGCAAATGCCTATCTGGGCTTGCGCATCGGGTTAACCGTATCGGCTTCTATTCCAGCGGCGGTAATATCGATGGCCATTCTTCGAGGTTTGTTTCGCCGAAATTCCATTTTGGAAAATAATATCGTGCAAACGATGACGACTGCTGGTGAGGCAATTGGTGCCGGAGCGGTATTTACTCTGCCAGCTTTATTCCTTTGGCATATCGATGTCAGTCAGGGATTGATTCTTTTTATCGTACTAACCGGGGGCTTCCTCGGCGTATTTATGATGGTCCCTTTGCGCGACCTTTTAATCGTAAAAGAACACGAAATCCTTCCATATCCAGAAGGCACAGCCTGTGCTGAAGTATTAAAATCCGGTGAAGAAGGCGGCGCAAATGCCAAGCTAATCGGAATTGGATTACTTGTCGGCGCCATCGTAAAAGCTTTGGGAGACGGCTTTAAATTATTTAAAACCGAGGTCGAAACAGGCATTACCGGTTTTAAAAATGCTGTGATCGGACTTGATGCCCTGCCATCCTTGCTTGGTGTCGGCTATATCATCGGCCCACGTGTAGCGGGTGAAATGCTGGGCGGCGGATTATTGGCATGGGTCGTTCTCATTCCAGCTATCAGCTTCTTTGGGGCAGACGCAACGACTGCCATTTTCCCGGCATCAGATCCAATCAGCAAGCTGGACGCGTGGGGCATCTGGGATGGTTATATCCGTTATATCGGTGCCGGAGCAGTTGCTGTTGGTGGTTTGATTACACTTGTTAAAACCCTGCCTACCCTATTCGGTTCAGCGCTTGCCACTTTCAGAGGTGTACAAGCTAATCGCGGCACTGCGTTAACAAATGCACCGCGTACTGAAAAAGACATTCCTAAACTTTACGTGATTATCGGCATCCTGGCGATTATTTTAATCATTGCCTTCGCACCAGTTACACAGGTCGGCATCATTGGAGCGATTTCCATCGCTATTTTTGGATTCCTGTTCGTATCTGTCGCTTCCCGGATTGTCGGAATCGTAGGTAGTTCATCTTCCCCTGTCTCCGGTATGACTATTGCAACTTTATTGATTGTTACTCTTTTATATAAAGCAACCGGCTTTACAGGGAAAGAAGGAATGGTTGCAGCACTTATTGTTGCCGCAATCATTTGTACAGCATTGGCGGTTGCCGGTGACGTTTCACAGGATTTAAAAACTGGTCACATTGTTGGTGGTACTCCATGGAAACAGCAGGTTGCCATGATGATTGGAGTTGTCGCTTCTGCTGCTGTTATCGGTTCCATCTTGATTTTGATGGATAATGCCTATCACATGGGATCGGCTGACCTGCCGGCACCAAAAGCTGCACTGATGAAAATTCTCGCTGAAGGTGTTCTTGGTGGTGACCTTCCATGGAATTTAATTTTCATTGGAGCTGCGATTGCGATTACACTTGAATTTTTCGGTTTGAACTCATTAGTTGTTGCTGTAGGTATTTATTTACCGGTTCATGTCAGCACACCGATTATGATCGGCGGTTTCGTCCGTTATTTCATCGACCGCTTTTCTAAAAATGATGAAGTGCGCAAAGAACGTGGCGACCGAGGAACACTTTTTGCATCCGGATTAATTGCCGGAGAATCATTAGTTGGTGTCATCATAGCCATTTTGATTTATGCGGGCGTTCCAGTTCCGGATGTGGCAAAGTCGCCTAGCGATTTGCTGCCATTTATCCTCTTCCTCATTCTTGCTGCAGCTCTTTGGTATGTGTCTTATAAGAGGAAAAACAGTAATGTTTAA
- a CDS encoding ABC transporter ATP-binding protein: MQKVFSFLKPYRLTMAVALFLMLVELAVELWQPLLMARIIDEGVIKKDLNEVVMLGGLMVGLSLISFFSGVTNSFFASHSSQSFGFDVRKALMEKVQAFSFANFNRFSTSSLVTRMTNDVTQIQNTVFMSLRIMLRAPLLIIGGLFLALSVDLKLGLILSGAVPFLVVFLVWAMKRAILLFRTTQDNLDAVNNVIRENLTGMRLIKAYIRGSYEVSRFKKVNEKLKDRTASALRLIEFTSPVLMMVMNIAILAVLWFGGDEVKTGGVKVGGVVAIVNYGTRITAALTIVSMILMVFSRFKASGQRIVDVLNTEVDLLNSSDADAALHIKEGHVEFRNVSFQYPETSAPVLKDINFKAEGSSTIAILGATGSGKTSLFQLIPRLYDVDRGEVLIDGHNIRTMKIESLRKEIGFVPQESLLFTGTIAENIAWGKEDATLEEIMEAAKNAQIHETIMSFPQGYDTRIGQKGVNLSGGQKQRISIARALVRKPGILLLDDSTSALDLKTEGLLLEALSKYACTTFLITQKITTAMKADSILLLEDGELKEQGSHDYLLENSPLYKKIFETQFEEEKRQYVQGVN; this comes from the coding sequence GTGCAGAAGGTGTTTTCCTTTTTAAAACCGTACCGTTTAACGATGGCAGTTGCGCTCTTTTTGATGTTGGTAGAATTAGCAGTAGAACTTTGGCAGCCTTTGTTGATGGCAAGAATTATTGATGAAGGCGTTATAAAGAAGGACTTAAATGAAGTAGTGATGCTCGGAGGGCTTATGGTTGGACTATCGCTCATATCTTTCTTTTCAGGTGTTACAAATTCATTTTTTGCGTCACATTCAAGCCAGAGCTTTGGATTCGATGTGAGAAAAGCATTAATGGAAAAAGTACAGGCGTTTTCGTTTGCGAATTTTAACCGGTTCTCGACGTCTTCACTCGTAACGAGAATGACGAATGATGTAACCCAAATACAAAATACAGTTTTTATGAGCCTTAGAATCATGCTGAGAGCACCACTGTTAATTATCGGGGGCTTGTTCCTAGCACTTTCGGTTGATTTGAAGCTTGGTCTTATTTTATCAGGAGCCGTCCCATTTCTAGTCGTTTTCCTTGTATGGGCTATGAAGAGGGCGATATTACTTTTTCGAACCACTCAAGATAATCTTGATGCTGTGAATAATGTCATCCGGGAAAATCTCACAGGGATGAGACTGATAAAAGCATATATCAGGGGAAGCTACGAAGTGTCCCGATTTAAAAAAGTGAATGAAAAGCTCAAGGACCGGACTGCTTCTGCATTAAGGTTAATTGAATTCACCTCCCCCGTTCTTATGATGGTCATGAATATCGCGATTCTAGCCGTTCTATGGTTTGGCGGCGATGAAGTGAAAACGGGAGGAGTAAAGGTCGGCGGAGTCGTTGCGATTGTCAATTATGGAACAAGAATTACAGCTGCGTTGACGATTGTATCGATGATTTTAATGGTCTTTTCGAGATTCAAGGCATCAGGACAGCGAATTGTAGATGTTTTGAACACGGAAGTAGATTTGTTGAACTCTTCGGATGCGGACGCCGCACTTCATATAAAAGAAGGGCACGTTGAATTCCGGAATGTATCCTTTCAGTACCCTGAAACATCAGCTCCTGTATTAAAGGATATTAATTTTAAAGCAGAAGGCAGTTCGACTATTGCCATATTGGGTGCAACTGGTTCCGGAAAAACATCCTTATTTCAGCTAATCCCCCGTTTATATGATGTTGATCGGGGCGAGGTTTTAATTGATGGACACAATATCCGGACGATGAAAATCGAATCTCTTCGGAAGGAAATTGGCTTTGTGCCTCAGGAGTCATTATTGTTTACAGGAACGATAGCTGAAAATATTGCCTGGGGCAAGGAGGATGCTACGCTGGAGGAGATAATGGAGGCAGCGAAAAATGCTCAAATCCATGAAACCATCATGTCCTTTCCTCAAGGCTATGACACAAGGATCGGCCAAAAGGGAGTCAATCTTTCCGGAGGACAAAAGCAGCGGATTTCCATCGCCCGTGCACTCGTCAGAAAACCAGGTATACTGCTTTTGGATGACAGCACGAGTGCACTTGATTTAAAGACTGAGGGTCTTCTCCTTGAAGCTTTGAGCAAGTATGCTTGTACTACCTTCCTTATCACTCAAAAAATAACAACAGCTATGAAGGCGGATTCAATTTTGCTTTTAGAGGATGGGGAGCTTAAGGAGCAGGGAAGCCATGATTATCTTTTGGAAAATTCCCCGCTTTATAAAAAAATCTTCGAGACTCAATTTGAAGAGGAGAAGAGACAATATGTACAGGGAGTTAATTAA
- a CDS encoding NAD-binding protein, protein MLEAMGSQIAFQGENGMGSSMKLVINLMLAQTMAVFSEAIALGEAMGLDQEKVVNTLLNGATTAPFLKGKKDKILNREFSAEFPLEHMQKDLHLVSQAAYENGVAMPIANLTKEIYAQAKQNGLADADFSAISQFISART, encoded by the coding sequence ATGCTTGAAGCAATGGGAAGTCAGATTGCCTTTCAGGGTGAAAATGGCATGGGATCATCCATGAAGCTGGTTATTAATTTAATGCTTGCCCAAACAATGGCTGTCTTTTCCGAGGCAATCGCACTTGGAGAAGCGATGGGTCTGGATCAGGAAAAGGTGGTAAATACTCTCCTTAACGGAGCGACAACTGCCCCATTCCTGAAAGGCAAAAAGGATAAAATCCTTAACAGAGAGTTTTCGGCGGAATTCCCGCTTGAGCATATGCAAAAGGATCTTCATCTTGTTTCACAGGCGGCCTATGAAAATGGTGTTGCCATGCCGATTGCCAACCTCACTAAGGAAATCTATGCACAGGCAAAGCAAAATGGACTGGCAGATGCCGATTTTTCAGCAATCAGCCAATTTATCTCGGCGCGCACATAA
- a CDS encoding methyl-accepting chemotaxis protein, whose product MANTSWTSHKKKRLSIRVKWIFLICTSILIALVGTVLFTHYTVSGILQKDNTSANKENARNAAAQVDLNLKNYENSLEQLAELTAANMKTANSMPLIDKSIEALQKNNKTLISVYFMDFHTGKLHISPYVEFNKDVRETRTYKDLTKKTKTIWMDVYKDTVSNKIMTSVVTPVLSDGKMVGAVGYDIDLSSIGAARQNIENESNSKLVILDAQGFIVSSFMKNTDGKNMNPVKSGSVEGVTDLLSNAKTFKSKFGWVEGIYKNSNSRSQSFSWQGKDYSGQITTIPSLNWKVLSFKPNEIFAEKMNQIRNTGIFSILIGLLLGAVIAVLLAEKLKKMIAGFQSVLKKTSEGDLVTEMNVPSNDEMGDLAKSYNDMLGNIRRLIQKVDDNVKSVNQATSGLKVIANENSAAISEVSRSIEEIAAGAGNQSEEIERGSNAVHELSSEIEELIKQSASIELVVGDAASQIKMGNEQVDNLEESYRKLEAAFDQVTGMISQLDDKSKSISKVSYAISQIAEQTNLLSLNASIEAARAGEHGKGFSVVANEVRNLAEESKKAANDIQVIINSVLKDTKELVNVMAETNQISFEQKGAVTTVSTSINQMTASLNKMMQSVEEETASISMIQVQKETVVRMIEEVSAVSQQTTASSEEIAAAMEEHAPHPVKLLNIQPS is encoded by the coding sequence ATGGCCAATACATCATGGACAAGTCACAAAAAAAAGAGGCTATCTATTCGTGTAAAATGGATCTTCCTCATTTGCACATCGATTCTAATTGCGCTCGTTGGAACAGTGCTTTTTACGCATTACACTGTAAGCGGGATCTTGCAAAAGGACAACACCTCTGCTAATAAAGAAAATGCACGGAATGCAGCTGCGCAGGTTGATCTTAATCTGAAAAACTATGAGAATTCCCTTGAACAGCTGGCTGAGCTAACAGCTGCCAATATGAAAACGGCTAATTCCATGCCATTGATTGATAAGTCGATTGAAGCACTGCAAAAAAACAATAAAACGCTCATTTCCGTTTATTTCATGGACTTTCATACGGGTAAGCTTCATATTTCACCCTATGTAGAATTCAACAAGGATGTCCGGGAAACAAGAACTTATAAAGATTTAACAAAAAAAACGAAAACTATATGGATGGATGTTTATAAAGATACAGTTTCGAATAAAATTATGACCTCTGTGGTGACACCAGTGCTTTCTGATGGAAAAATGGTAGGCGCTGTCGGTTATGATATCGATTTATCTTCCATTGGAGCAGCTCGTCAAAACATCGAAAACGAATCAAATAGCAAGCTGGTTATACTTGATGCACAAGGATTTATTGTCAGCTCCTTTATGAAAAATACTGACGGAAAGAATATGAATCCAGTCAAAAGTGGTTCTGTAGAGGGTGTTACGGATCTTTTATCAAATGCCAAAACATTCAAATCGAAATTCGGATGGGTGGAAGGAATATATAAAAATTCAAATAGTAGGTCCCAAAGCTTTTCGTGGCAGGGAAAGGATTATTCAGGTCAAATTACAACAATCCCAAGCCTGAACTGGAAAGTGTTATCATTTAAGCCAAATGAAATTTTTGCAGAGAAAATGAACCAAATACGAAACACAGGCATTTTCTCCATTTTAATTGGGTTACTGTTAGGAGCCGTTATAGCAGTCCTTCTTGCTGAAAAATTGAAAAAGATGATTGCTGGATTCCAATCGGTTCTGAAGAAAACTTCAGAGGGAGACCTTGTCACAGAAATGAATGTCCCCTCCAACGATGAAATGGGGGATCTTGCTAAAAGCTATAATGATATGTTGGGTAATATTAGAAGGCTCATTCAAAAAGTGGATGATAACGTCAAATCTGTCAATCAAGCTACGAGCGGATTAAAGGTGATTGCTAACGAAAATAGTGCGGCCATCTCTGAAGTCTCCCGATCGATTGAAGAAATAGCCGCAGGAGCGGGCAATCAGTCAGAGGAAATAGAGAGAGGTTCTAATGCAGTTCATGAATTAAGCAGTGAGATTGAAGAATTAATTAAACAATCTGCCTCGATTGAGCTAGTAGTGGGGGATGCTGCTTCCCAAATCAAAATGGGAAATGAACAGGTTGATAATTTGGAAGAATCGTATCGTAAGCTTGAAGCTGCCTTTGATCAGGTAACCGGAATGATTTCACAGCTTGATGATAAATCAAAATCAATTTCAAAAGTTTCTTACGCTATTTCTCAGATTGCCGAACAAACGAATCTTTTATCATTAAATGCTTCAATCGAGGCTGCAAGAGCTGGAGAGCATGGAAAAGGCTTTTCGGTTGTGGCGAATGAAGTCCGCAATCTTGCCGAAGAATCAAAAAAGGCTGCAAATGATATTCAGGTAATCATCAATAGTGTTCTGAAAGATACTAAGGAATTAGTAAATGTAATGGCGGAAACAAACCAGATCAGCTTTGAGCAAAAGGGAGCAGTTACCACAGTTAGCACGTCGATTAACCAAATGACAGCATCTTTAAATAAAATGATGCAATCAGTTGAGGAAGAGACTGCTTCTATCAGCATGATTCAAGTGCAAAAAGAAACGGTTGTGAGAATGATTGAGGAAGTCTCTGCTGTTTCACAGCAAACGACTGCCTCCTCTGAAGAAATCGCAGCAGCAATGGAAGAGCATGCGCCTCATCCAGTGAAGTTGCTCAATATACAACCCAGTTAA
- a CDS encoding amino acid permease, producing the protein MNLFRKKSIQDLIRNSEQKNITLKKELGAFDLSMLGIGAIIGTGIFVLTGVAAAEHAGPALILSFVLSGLACVFAALCYAEFASTVPVSGSAYTYSYATFGELIAWILGWDLILEYGLASSAVASGWSGYFQGLIGGFGIHIPKAISSAYDPAKGTYIDIPAIVIIFFITFLLTQGVKKSARFNSIMVIIKLAVVLLFIGVGVWYVKPGNWTPFMPFGFSGVTAGAATVFFAYIGFDAVSTAAEEVRNPQKNMPIGIIASLLVCTVLYIIVSAILTGIVPYQELGVKNPVAFALNYIHQDWVAGFISVGAIVGITTVLLVMMYGQTRLFYAISRDGLLPKVLSTVDKKKQTPVVNTWITCLLVSFFAGIIPLSKLAELTNIGTLFAFMTVSIGILYLRKSKTPLKSGFKVPFVPVIPILAFIFCGYLALQLPSLTWISFGIWLVIGLVVYFLYGRKHSTMNVNAEPLRKIS; encoded by the coding sequence ATGAATCTATTTAGAAAAAAAAGCATTCAAGATCTTATCAGAAATAGTGAACAAAAAAATATAACGTTGAAAAAAGAACTTGGCGCCTTTGATTTATCGATGCTTGGAATCGGGGCCATTATCGGAACAGGGATTTTTGTCCTGACAGGTGTAGCTGCTGCGGAACACGCGGGTCCAGCTCTGATACTTTCCTTTGTTCTATCTGGACTGGCTTGCGTATTCGCTGCATTATGCTACGCAGAGTTTGCTTCCACAGTACCTGTTTCAGGAAGCGCGTATACTTACAGCTATGCGACCTTCGGAGAATTAATTGCCTGGATTTTAGGCTGGGACTTAATTCTTGAATATGGACTAGCATCGTCTGCAGTCGCCAGCGGCTGGTCAGGTTATTTTCAAGGCCTGATTGGAGGTTTTGGAATTCATATTCCAAAGGCGATTTCGAGTGCATATGATCCTGCAAAAGGAACGTATATTGATATACCTGCAATAGTAATTATATTTTTTATTACTTTCTTATTAACACAGGGTGTGAAAAAATCAGCACGTTTTAATTCTATTATGGTAATCATTAAATTAGCCGTTGTTCTTCTATTTATTGGAGTAGGTGTTTGGTATGTAAAGCCAGGAAACTGGACTCCGTTTATGCCGTTTGGTTTTTCAGGAGTTACTGCTGGTGCAGCGACAGTCTTCTTTGCTTATATTGGTTTTGATGCTGTATCCACAGCGGCTGAAGAGGTTCGAAATCCGCAGAAGAACATGCCAATTGGGATTATCGCTTCCCTTCTGGTATGTACAGTCCTTTATATTATTGTATCAGCGATTTTAACAGGCATCGTTCCTTACCAAGAGCTTGGTGTAAAGAATCCGGTTGCGTTTGCGCTTAACTATATTCATCAGGATTGGGTTGCTGGCTTCATCTCGGTTGGGGCGATTGTAGGGATTACGACTGTGCTGCTTGTCATGATGTATGGACAAACTCGGTTGTTCTATGCAATCAGCCGTGACGGCCTTCTTCCAAAAGTTCTATCGACTGTTGATAAGAAAAAGCAAACTCCGGTTGTTAATACATGGATTACTTGTCTGCTAGTTTCATTTTTTGCAGGAATAATCCCGCTTAGCAAGCTTGCTGAACTTACGAATATTGGAACACTGTTTGCATTCATGACTGTATCTATTGGTATTCTATATCTTCGTAAATCTAAAACACCATTGAAAAGTGGATTCAAGGTTCCGTTTGTTCCTGTCATCCCGATTTTAGCATTCATTTTCTGTGGATACCTGGCTCTCCAGCTTCCTAGCCTGACTTGGATCAGTTTTGGAATTTGGCTTGTAATCGGGTTAGTGGTTTACTTCTTATATGGAAGAAAACACTCCACCATGAATGTTAATGCAGAACCATTACGGAAAATTAGTTAA